In a genomic window of Streptomyces roseoviridis:
- a CDS encoding zinc-dependent metalloprotease, with translation MTSIGGAGTSGMVDWNLAVATATRLVRPGPEVSRDEARAVVAELRRHAKAAEEHVRAYTRMVPDGHEPDDTPVLVVDRAGWIRANVAGFRELLSPLLDKMQERRAGTPGGTVLSAVGGKVTGVELGMLLSFLASRILGQYETFAPATRDLPAGTDGAGRLLLVAPNIVHVERELDVSPHDFRLWVCLHEETHRTQFTAVPWLRDHLQGEIQSFLAATDVDPGTVIERLREAVQALTGSRPEGEQGEPAPSLVELVQSPEQREILGRLTAVMSLLEGHADYVMDGVGPDVVPSVTEIREKFQQRRARGASRLDLALRKLLGLDAKLRQYRDGERFVRAVVDQVGMDGFNRVWTSPNTLPTKTEIAHPADWVARVHRRADS, from the coding sequence CTGGTACGTCCGGGCCCCGAGGTGAGCAGGGACGAGGCCCGTGCGGTCGTCGCGGAACTCCGCAGACACGCCAAAGCCGCCGAGGAACACGTCCGCGCCTACACCCGGATGGTCCCCGACGGCCACGAGCCCGACGACACACCCGTCCTCGTCGTCGACCGCGCCGGCTGGATCAGGGCCAACGTCGCCGGCTTCCGCGAACTGCTGTCCCCCCTCCTCGACAAGATGCAGGAACGCCGCGCCGGCACCCCCGGCGGCACCGTCCTCAGCGCCGTCGGCGGCAAGGTCACCGGCGTGGAACTCGGCATGCTCCTGTCCTTCCTCGCCAGCCGCATCCTCGGCCAGTACGAAACCTTCGCCCCGGCCACCCGCGACCTGCCCGCCGGCACCGACGGCGCCGGACGACTCCTCCTCGTCGCCCCCAACATCGTCCACGTCGAACGCGAGCTCGACGTCTCCCCCCACGACTTCCGCCTCTGGGTCTGCCTCCACGAGGAAACCCACCGCACCCAGTTCACCGCCGTCCCCTGGCTCCGCGACCACCTCCAAGGCGAGATCCAGTCATTCCTCGCCGCCACCGACGTCGACCCCGGCACCGTCATCGAACGCCTCCGCGAAGCCGTCCAAGCCCTCACCGGCAGCCGCCCCGAAGGCGAACAGGGCGAACCCGCCCCCTCCCTCGTCGAACTCGTCCAGAGCCCGGAACAACGCGAGATCCTCGGCCGCCTCACCGCCGTCATGTCCCTCCTCGAAGGCCACGCCGACTACGTCATGGACGGCGTCGGCCCCGACGTCGTCCCCTCCGTCACCGAGATCCGCGAGAAGTTCCAGCAGCGCCGCGCCCGCGGCGCCTCCCGCCTCGACCTCGCCCTGCGCAAGCTCCTCGGCCTCGACGCCAAACTCCGCCAGTACCGCGACGGCGAACGCTTCGTCCGCGCCGTCGTCGACCAGGTCGGCATGGACGGCTTCAACCGCGTGTGGACCTCTCCCAACACGCTCCCCACCAAAACCGAGATCGCCCACCCCGCCGACTGGGTGGCGAGGGTGCACCGTAGGGCAGACTCCTGA
- the tilS gene encoding tRNA lysidine(34) synthetase TilS, translated as MGPHPAVAAIRLAVRRVLHDVLTEHRDTTTPGTAPGEHPLVLVACSGGADSMALASALAFEARKLHVRAGGITVDHGLQQGSGQRATEVTDRMTALGLDPVEAIAVTVGRDGGPEAAARDARYAALDDAAERHGAAAVLLGHTRDDQAETVLLGLARGSGIRSLSGMAAVSGTARRYRRPFLELDRQTVRKACIAQELAVWDDPHNSDPAYTRSRLRHEGLPALEKALGKGVVEALARTAQLSRDDADALDSWAADAEAAVRDEAGRLECAKLHGLPPAVRRRILRRAVIAEGAPAGSLFARHIEELDRLITGWRGQGAINLPGRVEARRQGGRLVIRQG; from the coding sequence ATGGGTCCCCATCCCGCGGTCGCGGCGATACGCCTGGCGGTCCGCCGCGTACTCCACGACGTCCTCACCGAACACCGCGACACCACCACCCCCGGCACGGCACCCGGCGAACACCCCCTCGTGCTCGTCGCCTGCTCCGGCGGCGCCGACTCCATGGCACTCGCCTCCGCGCTCGCCTTCGAAGCCCGCAAGCTCCACGTCCGCGCCGGCGGCATCACCGTCGACCACGGCCTCCAGCAGGGCTCCGGCCAACGCGCCACCGAAGTCACCGACCGCATGACCGCACTCGGCCTCGACCCCGTCGAAGCCATCGCCGTCACCGTCGGCCGCGACGGAGGACCCGAAGCCGCCGCCCGCGACGCCCGCTACGCCGCCCTCGACGACGCGGCCGAACGCCACGGCGCCGCCGCCGTCCTCCTCGGCCACACCCGCGACGACCAAGCCGAAACCGTCCTCCTCGGCCTCGCCCGCGGCTCCGGCATCCGCTCCCTCTCCGGCATGGCCGCCGTCTCCGGCACCGCACGCCGCTACCGCCGCCCCTTCCTGGAGCTCGACCGCCAGACCGTCCGCAAGGCCTGCATCGCCCAGGAACTCGCCGTATGGGACGACCCCCACAACAGCGACCCCGCCTACACCCGCTCCCGCCTCCGCCACGAGGGCCTGCCCGCCCTCGAAAAAGCACTCGGCAAGGGCGTCGTCGAAGCCCTCGCCCGAACGGCCCAGCTCTCCCGCGACGACGCCGACGCCCTCGACTCCTGGGCCGCCGACGCCGAAGCCGCCGTACGCGACGAAGCCGGCCGCCTCGAATGCGCCAAGCTCCACGGGCTTCCCCCCGCCGTACGCCGCCGCATCCTGCGCCGCGCCGTCATCGCCGAAGGCGCCCCCGCCGGCTCCCTCTTCGCCCGCCACATCGAAGAACTCGACCGGCTCATCACCGGCTGGCGCGGCCAAGGAGCCATCAACCTGCCCGGCCGCGTCGAGGCACGCCGCCAGGGTGGCAGACTGGTGATTCGGCAAGGCTGA
- the hpt gene encoding hypoxanthine phosphoribosyltransferase: MGTDLKSVLITKEEIDAKLAELAAKIDAEYAGKDLLIVGVLKGAVMVMADLARALSTPVTMDWMAVSSYGAGTQSSGVVRILKDLDTDIKGKHVLIVEDIIDSGLTLSWLLSNLGSREPASLEVCTLLRKPDAAKVAIDVKWIGFDIPNEFVVGYGLDYAEKYRNLPFVGTLAPHVYGG, translated from the coding sequence ATGGGCACCGACCTCAAGTCGGTGCTCATCACCAAGGAAGAGATCGACGCGAAGCTGGCCGAACTGGCCGCGAAGATCGACGCGGAGTACGCGGGCAAGGACCTGCTCATCGTCGGCGTCCTCAAGGGAGCCGTGATGGTGATGGCGGACCTGGCACGCGCCCTGTCCACCCCCGTCACCATGGACTGGATGGCTGTCTCCTCCTACGGAGCCGGCACCCAGTCCTCCGGCGTCGTCCGCATCCTCAAGGACCTCGACACCGACATCAAGGGCAAGCACGTCCTGATCGTCGAGGACATCATCGACTCGGGCCTGACCCTCTCCTGGCTCCTGTCCAACCTCGGCTCCCGCGAGCCGGCCTCCCTGGAGGTCTGCACCCTCCTGCGCAAGCCGGACGCCGCCAAGGTCGCCATCGACGTCAAGTGGATCGGCTTCGACATCCCCAACGAGTTCGTCGTCGGCTACGGCCTCGACTACGCCGAGAAGTACCGCAATCTCCCGTTCGTCGGCACCCTCGCCCCCCACGTCTACGGCGGCTGA